A genomic region of Anopheles coustani chromosome 3, idAnoCousDA_361_x.2, whole genome shotgun sequence contains the following coding sequences:
- the LOC131260783 gene encoding sodium-dependent nutrient amino acid transporter 1-like, translated as MENQSYVGESGGDAATLPIGYLHTNGHNHHDAHRDGNGNANNGQVQHTKVDVKTVPEESAAPLREKWGKNIEFLLSCVALSVGFGNVWRFPYTAYNNGGGAFVIPYLIVLFIIGRPIYYLEMVLGQFSNRGCVKVYDLAPVMRGIGVGQTIAIFTVITYYAAVLAITLRYLVASFSPELPWSQCDSNWTNCIDSVLKGNFTLDSNVTQPKTSAELYFKNTITHKVDSLDNGLGYPDWKLTICLIVSWVCIIAILIKGIKSSGKVSYFLAIFPYIIIAILLVRSLTLEGAWTGIAYFFKPQWDKLLTIEVWYEAVTQCFFSLTICFGGLIVYSSFNNFSNNIYRHALIITSLDTVTSLIAGCVVFGVIGHLAKVTGQTDISKVVQGGAALTFITYPDTIAKFDFIPQFFSVLFFFMLFLLGIGTLIGIVTSVITAIHDQRPDITRWKIVIGVGVAGFAIGLIYITPGGLIVLDVMDKYGATLVTLTLAVFELFTFAWIYGVNRVCKDIEFMLGIETGKFWRICWGIVTPLIVFIILVVSLINYEPVDAPYSLNAIGWCLYAFAVLQLPCWAIYALLQKHGHTWVESCKAVLRPMVDWGPEDPTKNAEYAEFIEEYNQQSSYQSGTFIHKLLKKIME; from the exons ATGGAGAATCAAAGCTACGTGGGGGAGAGCGGAGGGGATGCCGCCACGCTACCCATCGGCTACCTGCACACCAATGGCCACAACCACCATGACGCGCACCGAGATGGAAACGGCAACGCCAACAACGGCCAG GTACAGCATACGAAAGTCGACGTAAAGACGGTCCCCGAAGAGAGTGCAGCACCACTCAGAGAAAAATGGGGTAAAAACATCGAGTTCTTGCTATCCTGCGTGGCCCTGTCGGTCGGATTCGGCAACGTCTGGAGATTTCCGTACACCGCCTACAACAATGGAGGAGGTGCGTTCGTCATACCGTACCTGATTGTGCTGTTTATTATCGGACGACCAATCTACTATCTCGAGATGGTGCTGGGCCAGTTCTCCAACCGGGGCTGCGTTAAGGTGTACGATCTTGCACCGGTTATGCGAGGTATTGGCGTCGGGCAAACCATCGCCATCTTTACGGTGATTACGTACTATGCAGCTGTTTTGGCCATCACCCTGCGGTACCTGGTCGCTTCGTTTAGTCCGGAGTTGCCCTGGAGCCAGTGCGATTCCAATTGGACGAACTGTATCGACTCGGTCCTTAAAGGAAACTTCACGTTGGATTCAAACGTAACGCAACCGAAAACGTCAGCGGAACTATATTTCAA GAATACCATCACACACAAAGTTGACTCATTGGACAACGGTTTGGGATACCCCGATTGGAAGCTTACGATCTGTCTCATCGTTTCGTGGGTTTGCATTATTGCCATCCTGATCAAAG GCATCAAAAGCTCAGGTAAAGTATCCTACTTCCTGGCCATCTTTCCctacatcatcatcgccattcTGCTGGTCCGCTCGTTAACCCTTGAGGGTGCTTGGACCGGGATCGCTTACTTCTTTAAGCCTCAATGGGACAAACTTCTCACGATCGAAGTCTGGTACGAGGCCGTCACGCAGTGCTTCTTCTCGCTGACCATCTGCTTCGGTGGATTGATCGTTTACTCTTCGTTCAACAACTTCTCTAACAATATCTAccg ACACGCCTTGATTATCACCTCGCTGGACACGGTCACCTCGCTCATTGCGGGATGCGTCGTTTTCGGGGTGATCGGTCATCTGGCGAAGGTTACAGGGCAAACCGACATTTCCAAGGTGGTCCAGGGTGGCGCCGCTTTGACGTTCATCACCTACCCGGACACGATAGCAAAGTTCGACTTCATACCGCAGTTCTTCTCGGTGCTGTTCTTCTTCATGCTGTTCCTGCTCGGCATTGGAACGCTGATCGGTATCGTTACCTCCGTCATAACGGCCATCCACGATCAGCGGCCAGATATTacgcggtggaaaattgtcaTCGGAGTCGGTGTGGCCGGATTTGCAATCGGTTTGATCTACATCACACCG GGAGGTTTGATCGTTCTGGATGTGATGGACAAGTATGGTGCAACGTTGGTGACGCTAACGCTCGCGGTGTTTGAGCTGTTCACCTTCGCCTGGATTTATGGCGTTAATCGCGTGTGCAAGGATATCGAGTTTATGCTCGGTATCGAAACGGGCAAGTTCTGGCGCATCTGTTGGGGTATTGTGACCCCGTTGATAGTATTCATCATCCTAGTGGTCAGTCTTATTAATTACGAACCGGTTGATGCACCTTACAGCCTCAATG CGATCGGGTGGTGTCTGTATGCGTTCGCAGTGCTCCAGCTGCCGTGCTGGGCCATCTATGCCTTGCTGCAGAAGCATGGGCACACGTGGGTGGAAAGCTGCAAGGCTGTCCTGCGACCGATGGTCGACTGGGGCCCGGAGGATCCGACCAAGAATGCCGAGTATGCCGAATTCATCGAAGAATACAACCAACAAAGTTCGTACCAGTCCGGCACGTTTATCCATAAACTGCTGAAAAAGATTATGGAGTAA
- the LOC131269368 gene encoding sodium-dependent nutrient amino acid transporter 1-like — translation MENRAYVGDYDVNGTSPDYGTTNIANSQILVTTPGTQPTESGRPPREKWSKNIEFLLSCVALSVGFGNVWRFPYTAYKNGGGAFVIPYLIVLFIIGRPIYYLEMVLGQFSNRGCVKVYDLAPAMRGIGVGQTIAIFIVLTYYTSVLAITLRYLVPSFSPELPWSKCDPGWTNCVDSALKGNFSLGPNVTQPQTSAELFFKKTVLHAAATLDNGLGYPDWKLTLCLIIAWICIIAILIKGIKSSGKASYFLAIFPYVIIAILLVRSLTLEGAWTGITYLFQPQWDKLLTIGIWYEAVTQCFFSLSICFGAQIVYSSFNNFSNNIYKHALIITSLDTVTSLIAGCVVFGVIGHLAHITGQSDMSKVVQGGAALTFITYPDTIAKFDFIPQFFSVLFFFMLFLLGIGTLIGIVTTVITAIHDQRPDITRWKIVIGVSLAGFAIGLIYITPGGLIVLDVLDYYGVTLVTLTLAVFELFTFAWIYGVNRICKDIEFMLDIKTGKFWRICWGVLTPSTLLCILLISLYRYKAQEVSFGFNAFGWCLYSLAVLQVPCWAVYSVLKTGHGEFTFDRLKAVFQPKSSWGPEDPITRTNYSEYIEQYKRQFSEQHSPRTRQLINVVFH, via the exons ATGGAAAACCGTGCTTACGTTGGCGACTACGATGTTAACGGAACCTCCCCTGATTACGGAACCACAAATATTGCGAATTCTCAGATTCTG GTTACGACACCGGGGACACAACCCACCGAGAGTGGGCGCCCACCAAGAGAAAAGTGGAGTAAAAACATCGAGTTCCTGCTATCCTGCGTGGCACTTTCAGTGGGGTTTGGCAACGTATGGCGCTTCCCGTACACCGCCTACAAGAATGGAGGTGGTGCGTTCGTGATACCGTACCTGATTGTGCTGTTTATTATCGGACGACCAATCTACTATCTCGAGATGGTACTGGGCCAGTTCTCCAACCGGGGCTGCGTCAAGGTGTACGATCTTGCCCCGGCTATGCGGGGTATTGGGGTCGGGCAAACCATCGCCATATTCATAGTTTTAACTTACTACACGTCGGTGTTGGCCATCACCCTGCGGTACCTGGTCCCTTCATTTAGTCCGGAGCTACCCTGGAGCAAATGTGATCCCGGCTGGACGAACTGTGTCGACTCGGCCCTCAAAGGAAACTTCTCGTTGGGTCCTAACGTAACGCAACCGCAAACATCAGccgaacttttttttaa GAAAACGGTCTTGCACGCCGCTGCGACGCTGGACAACGGTTTGGGGTATCCAGACTGGAAACTTACGCTTTGTCTCATCATAGCCTGGATTTGTATTATAGCTATACTTATCAAAG GTATTAAAAGTTCCGGAAAAGCATCCTACTTTCTGGCCATCTTTCCCTACGTCATCATCGCCATACTGTTGGTTCGTTCGTTAACCCTGGAAGGTGCGTGGACGGGAATCACGTATCTGTTTCAGCCGCAGTGGGATAAACTTCTCACGATAGGAATCTGGTACGAGGCCGTGACGCAGTGTTTCTTCTCGCTGAGTATCTGCTTCGGTGCACAGATTGTATACTCATCGTTTAACAATTTCTCCAACAATATTTACAA ACACGCCTTGATTATCACCTCGCTGGACACGGTCACCTCGCTCATTGCGGGATGCGTCGTTTTCGGAGTGATCGGCCACCTAGCGCACATTACCGGACAGTCCGACATGTCCAAGGTGGTCCAGGGTGGCGCCGCTTTGACGTTCATTACCTACCCGGACACGATAGCAAAGTTCGACTTCATACCGCAGTTCTTCTCGGTGCTGTTCTTCTTCATGCTGTTCCTGCTCGGCATTGGAACGCTGATCGGTATCGTTACCACCGTCATAACGGCCATCCACGATCAGCGACCAGATATCACGCGGTGGAAAATAGTAATCGGGGTCAGTTTGGCCGGATTTGCGATTGGCCTGATCTACATCACACCG GGAGGCTTGATCGTTCTGGACGTGTTGGACTACTATGGTGTAACGTTGGTGACGCTTACACTCGCCGTATTTGAGCTGTTCACCTTTGCCTGGATCTACGGAGTTAACCGTATTTGCAAAGATATCGAGTTCATGCTTGATATCAAAACGGGCAAGTTCTGGCGGATCTGTTGGGGTGTCTTAACTCCCTCTACTTTGCTTTGCATCCTCCTAATCAGTCTCTACCGATATAAGGCTCAGGAAGTTTCCTTCGGTTTCAACG CTTTCGGTTGGTGCCTCTACTCGCTGGCAGTGCTCCAGGTGCCATGTTGGGCCGTCTATTCCGTTCTAAAAACTGGACATGGAGAATTCACATTCGACAGACTTAAAGCAGTCTTCCAACCCAAGAGCAGCTGGGGGCCGGAGGACCCGATCACAAGGACCAACTACTCAGAATATATTGAACAGTATAAACGTCAGTTTTCCGAGCAGCACAGCCCACGAACTAGGCAGCTGATTAACGTGGTATTTCACTAG
- the LOC131269378 gene encoding sodium-dependent nutrient amino acid transporter 1-like encodes METPKTIAKGLTHINGVSIAIAAPTAPVREKWTSNIEFTLSCIAYSVGFGNIWKFPYTALDNGGGAFLVPYLVVLFVIGRPLYYLEMAMGQFCSRGCVKIYDMAPAMRGVGIGQSIAMLVAISYYTPVLAITLRYLLLSFSSELPWSKCDQSWSRCIDSDFRGYVESSFSNGSQERRNVSAELYFTEKIMHRNSLAEGLGWPSMELVLCLVVCWLILATILIKGVRSTGKAAYFLAIFPYVIIFILLAHALSLEGSLKGILFFLTPKWETLFTAKVWMEAVTQCFFSLSICFGGIIAYSSFNNFSNNVYRDAMIISWLDTFTSLVVGCIVFGVLGNLAHVTHQDNIQTLVREGAGLTFMAYPDAISKFEFYPQLFSVLFFLMFFIVGIGSNLGAVTSVITAIRDRCPTVANWKIVLGVSLTMCSVSVVYLTPGGLDLLEVLDTYGAKYVTLTLAFFEIITFAWIYGVDRVCRDIGFMLQRETTRFWRICWGLLAPALVAIIMVVSFIDHVSLKVPVSYNVAGWLLYVFAILQLPLWAIYAIHTQEEKGWRAKVAAAFHPTRSWGPENDAIREQYSVMEDRINEQGGLRRRQLVHMLHGKLFH; translated from the exons ATGGAAACACCTAAAACGATCGCCAAAGGATTGACC CATATCAATGGCGTCAGTATTGCGATCGCAGCTCCTACAGCACCGGTACGTGAAAAGTGGACCAGTAACATCGAGTTCACGCTATCGTGTATCGCGTACTCGGTCGGGTTTGGCAACATCTGGAAGTTCCCGTACACCGCGCTGgacaatggtggtggtgcgttcCTCGTGCCGTACCTGGTGGTTCTGTTTGTGATCGGACGTCCGCTGTACTACCTCGAGATGGCGATGGGACAGTTCTGTAGCCGTGGGTGCGTCAAGATCTACGATATGGCTCCGGCGATGCGTGGCGTTGGCATCGGGCAGTCGATCGCGATGCTGGTGGCCATCTCCTACTACACGCCGGTGCTGGCGATTACCCTGCGCTACCTGTTGCTCTCGTTTAGCAGCGAGCTGCCGTGGAGCAAGTGCGACCAGTCGTGGAGCCGGTGCATCGATTCGGATTTCCGCGGGTATGTCGAGAGCTCATTTTCCAACGGCTCGCAGGAGCGCCGGAACGTGTCAGCGGAGTTGTATTTCAC TGAAAAGATAATGCACCGCAATTCGTTGGCCGAGGGTCTGGGCTGGCCCAGTATGGAGCTCGTGCTATGCCTGGTCGTCTGTTGGCTCATCCTAGCGACCATACTCATCAAAGGTGTCCGCAGTACCGGCAAGGCCGCATACTTTTTGGCCATCTTCCCGTACGTCATTATCTTTATCCTGCTGGCTCATGCCCTCAGCCTCGAGGGTTCACTTAAGGGTATCCTGTTTTTCCTTACACCGAAATGGGAGACGCTCTTCACGGCCAAGGTATGGATGGAGGCGGTGACACAGTGTTTCTTCTCGCTGTCAATCTGCTTCGGTGGGATCATCGCTTACTCGTCGTTTAATAATTTCTCAAACAACGTTTACCG cgACGCAATGATCATCTCCTGGCTTGACACCTTCACCTCGCTCGTCGTCGGTTGCATCGTGTTCGGAGTGCTAGGAAACTTGGCGCACGTCACCCACCAGGACAACATTCAGACGTTAGTGCGCGAGGGTGCCGGACTCACCTTCATGGCATACCCGGATGCCATCTCCAAGTTCGAGTTCTACCCGCAGCTCTTTTCCGTGCTGTTCTTCCTGATGTTCTTCATCGTAGGGATTGGCAGTAACCTGGGCGCGGTCACCAGCGTCATCACGGCGATACGTGACCGTTGTCCGACGGTCGCCAACTGGAAGATTGTGCTCGGTGTCAGCTTGACAATGTGCAGTGTCAGCGTGGTGTACCTCACCCCGGGCGGGCTGGACCTGCTGGAGGTTCTGGATACCTACGGAGCGAAGTACGTCACACTTACGCTCGCCTTCTTCGAGATCATCACCTTCGCGTGGATCTACGGTGTCGATCGAGTTTGTCGGGATATTGGGTTTATGCTTCAGCGTGAAACGACCCGCTTCTGGCGCATCTGCTGGGGACTGCTGGCACCCGCGCTGGTCGCCATCATCATGGTGGTGAGCTTCATAGACCACGTCTCCCTAAAGGTCCCGGTCAGCTACAATG TTGCCGGCTGGTTGCTCTACGTCTTCGCCATCCTTCAACTTCCCCTGTGGGCAATCTACGCGATCCACACCCAAGAGGAGAAAGGCTGGCGGGCTAAGGTGGCGGCCGCTTTCCACCCCACCAGATCCTGGGGTCCCGAAAATGATGCAATCCGGGAGCAATACAGTGTTATGGAAGATAGAATCAACGAACAGGGTGGTCTGCGCAGACGCCAACTAGTGCATATGTTACACGGGAAACTATTTCACTAG
- the LOC131258538 gene encoding sodium-dependent nutrient amino acid transporter 1-like, protein MVNECNLNDVLVRPNTYDPEADGDKTTTTTPTTWSADTAMLGQLRDGATARDTPSEVSTDGSGEVRRAKWGHSIEFLLSCVALSVGFGNVWRFPQVAMQNGGGAFMIPYLIVLFLVGRPLYYLEMVMGQFSSRGCVKVYDMSPLMRGVGVGQTLIMVLILGFYSAVLSISVRYLIESFSTPLPWARCLNATNCVDSEKLEIVFNPTSSHRPSAEYYFDQNIMHSNSTKITGTIGTPDSYLALCLLFCWICITVILIRGIRSSGKAAYFLAIFPYVILLVLLIQVFTLQGAWDGIFFLLTPQWEKLLTVQVWQAAVAQCFFSLTISLGAVIVFSSYNNFSNNIYRDAMIISWLDTFTSLLSGVIVFGIAGNIARITSTTVEELSKNMTLGGAGLTFVTYPDAIAKLEAGRNVFAVLFFLMFFLLGLGSNTGIVTTIVAGVKDRYPKLADWKVVAVVSIFGFCSGLVYITPGGLEVLDVVNDFGVEMTVLTLVLLEIVTFCWMYGVDRICHDIKFMLGISTGIFWRICWGFVTFMMIFIIWILSFTPNEKTIENRAKLPSELITFGWCLFALVVVQVPIWAIYAVSKRTETGLVNKIIAASRPTPDWGPESPTTQMLYKTDVRKRAEEKRARGNTIVHNVIETLCPSFSK, encoded by the exons ATGGTGAACGAATGCAACCTCAACGACGTCCTGGTGCGTCCGAACACTTACGACCCGGAAGCCGATGGTGACAag accaccaccaccacccctaCCACTTGGTCAGCGGATACCGCGATGTTGGGCCAATTGAGGGATGGCGCCACCGCTCGCGACACCCCGTCGGAAGTCTCGACGGACGGATCGGGGGAGGTGCGGCGCGCGAAGTGGGGCCACAGTATCGAGTTCCTGCTGTCCTGTGTGGCGCTTTCGGTGGGATTTGGCAACGTGTGGCGCTTCCCGCAAGTtgcgatgcaaaacggtggcGGAGCCTTTATGATACCGTACCTGATTGTCCTGTTTCTGGTCGGGCGGCCTCTGTACTACCTGGAGATGGTGATGGGTCAGTTCTCGAGCCGCGGCTGCGTGAAAGTGTACGATATGTCACCACTGATGCGCGGTGTCGGCGTCGGTCAGACGCTCATCATGGTGCTTATTCTGGGCTTCTACTCGGCTGTTCTCTCGATCTCGGTGCGATACTTAATCGAATCGTTCTCCACCCCACTGCCATGGGCCCGCTGTCTTAACGCTACTAACTGTGTCGACTCGGAGAAGCTGGAAATCGTATTTAACCCAACATCATCTCATCGTCCATCGGCGGAGTACTATTTCGATCAGAACATAATGCATAGCAATTCGACGAAGATAACAGGAACTATCGGTACGCCGGACTCGTATCTCGCACTGTGTCTCCTCTTCTGCTGGATCTGCATCACGGTCATCCTGATCCGGGGTATCCGAAGCTCCGGGAAAGCGGCCTACTTCCTCGCCATCTTCCCATACGTCatcctgctggtgctgctcaTACAAGTTTTCACTCTTCAAGGCGCTTGGGATGGCATATTTTTCCTGCTAACACCTCAGTGGGAGAAACTACTAACAGTTCAG GTGTGGCAAGCAGCGGTAGCGCAGTGTTTCTTCTCGCTGACCATCTCGCTGGGTGCGGTTATCGTGTTTTCATCGTACAACaacttttccaacaacatctacCG CGATGCAATGATCATCTCTTGGCTTGATACGTTCACCTCCCTTCTGTCGGGCGTCATTGTGTTCGGCATCGCAGGCAACATTGCGCGCATTACGAGCACTACAGTGGAAGAGCTGAGTAAAAATATGACATTGGGTGGAGCTGGTCTCACCTTCGTCACATATCCGGATGCGATAGCAAAGTTGGAAGCCGGCCGGAACGTGTTCGCCGTGCTCTTTTTCCTGATGTTTTTCCTGCTCGGACTCGGCAGCAATACCGGCATCGTGACGACGATTGTGGCCGGTGTGAAGGATCGCTATCCCAAGCTCGCCGACTGGAAGGTGGTTGCAGTGGTCTCGATCTTTGGGTTCTGCAGTGGACTGGTCTACATCACTCCG GGAGGCTTAGAAGTTCTGGATGTGGTCAATGATTTTGGCGTGGAAATGACGGTGCTGACCCTGGTGCTCCTGGAAATCGTCACCTTCTGCTGGATGTACGGCGTGGATCGCATATGCCACGACATAAAGTTCATGCTGGGCATATCGACCGGGATCTTCTGGCGTATCTGTTGGGGCTTCGTCACATTCATGATGATTTTTATCATCTGGATCTTAAGCTTCACGCCCAATGAAAAAACTATCGAGAACCGCGCAAAACTTCCGTCCGAATTAATCA CGTTTGGATGGTGTTTATTCGCGCTGGTCGTTGTACAAGTGCCGATTTGGGCGATTTATGCTGTCTCGAAACGGACCGAAACTGGACTTGTGAACAAAATCATCGCCGCAAGTCGCCCAACACCGGACTGGGGTCCAGAGAGCCCCACGACACAAATGCTGTACAAAACGGATGTAAGGAAGCGAGCGGAAGAAAAGCGTGCCCGTGGAAACACCATTGTCCACAACGTGATCGAGACATTGTGCCCGAGCTTCAGCAAATGA